The Heyndrickxia acidicola sequence GAAAGAAAAGCCAAATCACTTTCGGAGGAAGAAATCGGCCTTATTGCTAAGGAAGCCGCAGCAACTCTGAGTGAAGCAGTAAAACAGGGAGGAAGCACGATACGTTCCTATATTAATTCACAGGGACAAATCGGTATGTTCCAGCTTCAATTATTTGTTTATGGGCGCAATGGAGAGGCATGCCGTAAATGCGGAACCGTGATTGAAAAAAGAGTTTCAGCAGGCAGAGGTACCCATTATTGTCCGAAGTGCCAAAAGGAAACATAAAAGAATTTTATTATCTAAGAGATATAAGATAGCACCTTTCCTATAGCCTTTATGGGCAATAAAATTTTATTTTGTATCTTAACGTTAGAGGGGATAGCAGGATAATGGCATCTATTATAGGCTTGACAGGCGGCATTGCCAGTGGAAAAAGCACAGTTGCTAAAATGTTAATTGAAAAGGGCTTTATCGTTGTTGACGCAGATCTTGCTGCAAGGAAGGTAGTGGAAAAAGGGGAAACCGCCTATTACCAAATTGTCCGTGAGTTTGGTGAAAGCATTTTAAATGAGGACAAAAGTATAAACCGCACAGCACTTGGCGACATTATTTTTAATCATAATGACAAACGATTGCTGCTGAACAGCTTTGTTCACCCAGCTGTTAGAGCCTATATGAATAAGGAAAAAAATGCAGCAATTGCTGATGGAAGGCATACTATCTTTCTGGATATTCCGCTGCTTTTCGAAAGCAAGCTGATGAGTATGGTGGAAAAAACAATCCTTGTATTTGTGGATGAGGATGTGCAGCTGGAAAGGCTGATGCTTCGGAATCAATTGTCTGAACAGGATGCAAGGGCCAGGATATCGTCCCAAATGCCGCTGCGTGAAAAAATTCTTTTAGCAGATGCGGTTATTAATAACAATGGATCTTTGGTTGAAACGGAAAAACAACTAAACTCTTATATACATGAATGGAAGTTAATCCCCTAGCACGCGGGCCATTGGAGGCAGTTCCCTCTGATGGCCCTTTTTTATGGAATCGTTTATTTTGAATTTAACAAAAAAGGACAAAATTAATCATGTAAAATTTATTTAATTATGTTATACTAATTTTGGTTGAAACAATCATTAAGTATAACACTAATTAAAGGGAGCTGCTAAGATGAGAACAAAAGTAGCTATTAATGGATTTGGCCGTATAGGCCGCATGGTATTTAGAAGGGCTGTTCTAGATGAGAATCTAGACGTCGTTGCTATTAATGCGAGCTATCCAGCTGAAACATTAGCTCATTTAATAAAGTATGACACAGTTCATGGGAAATTTGATGCAACTGTGCTGACAGATGAAAATTCTATTATTGTAAATGGCCATCGTATTGAATTGTTAAATAACCGAAATCCAGAAGAACTTCCTTGGAGGAAAATGGATATAGATATCGTCATTGAAGCGACAGGGAAATTTAACAGCCGTGAAAAAGCTTCGATGCATCTGGAGGCGGGAGCTAAAAAAGTTATTCTGACTGCCCCAGGCAAAAATGAAGACGTTACCATTGTAATGGGAGTAAATCAGGACACGCTGAATATTAAAGAGCATCATATTATCTCCAATGCTTCCTGTACAACGAATTGTCTGGCACCTGTAATAAAAGTGCTTGATGAACAATTCGGGATTGAAAACGGTCTTATGACAACCATCCATTCCTTTACAAATGATCAAAATAACATTGATAATCCACATAAGGATTTGCGCAGAGCAAGGGCTTGCGGTCAATCAATCATTCCTACCACTACGGGGGCAGCAAAAGCACTGGCTTTGGTTATCCCTCATTTAAAAGGAAAGCTCCACGGGATGGCACTTCGAGTTCCAACTCCGAATGTTTCATTGGTCGACTTAGTCGTTGATTTAAAAGGAAATGTGACGGTAGAAATGGTGAATGATGCTTTTAGAACTGCAGCAAACGGTTCGCTGTACGGTATTCTGGATATTACGAATGAGCCATTGGTATCTGTGGATTTTAATACGAATCCTTATTCCAGTATTATTGACGGCTTATCTACCATCGTGATGGAAGGGAAAAAAGTGAAGGTCCTTGCCTGGTATGATAATGAGTGGGGATATTCCTGCAGAGTAGTGGACTTAGCTAAATTGGTGGCTGCTGAAATGAATAGTGAAATTAAGCTGAATATTGGGTAAAGGAATATTGTTTTTCTATAGAAGCCCATTTGTTAAAGGAGAAATCCTTGACAAATGGGTTTTTATTTATTCATATTCACTGTCTAGCCCAGCGCTTGCGCTTTTCTTATTTTTTGCAGCAAACACCTTAAGACATCCCATTTTCCTCAACATTTTCAACGATTGTTATTTGTCCACTTAGGTCAAGTTAATAAAAAAATGTCGTATTACTTTTAAAACAGTTGAAAAAAGGGAACAAGGTACCGAGCGGTCTAATGGACGGCTGTAATTTTACCTTTACAGCCAGAGCTATATTTCGAAGCTTATTCTCTAAACTTTGTTGCTGTTTGGTGAATGAAATTGTAAAACAAATTCAATATGCAAGCTTCTAAACAGAGCGAGTAATGATGCCTCTAAGAAGGCAGCAATCGAAGTGAAAACAGCTTTAACAAAAGTGAAGGGAGTTGAACAACTGACTAAAATGAAACAGTTTGGACGATCCCAACTGATGATGTCGCCGTAATCAGGTGACTTTGGCGAAGACAAAGTGAAATGGCATTTCCCACCTAAAATTCTTTGGTTTTTCGAGATTCACAAAATAAAATCATATTCACATGTTGCAAAACCACTCTAAACCAAGTATACTATTTTTCGTGAACTTATTAGCTCATGAATGACAAGATGCAGAAAATTGAATAGACTTGCAGTTACTTAAAGGGTTAGGACCTCTCTGGACTAACTTTCCCCCGTGGTAGTTGCATAACTCAAATATTGCAAATTGTTCTTAGATCGCTAAAATCTATCTTTAAGGGGGAACGATCGATGGAAACAATGGGTCGTCATGTAATATCTGAATTATGGGGTTGTGACTTTAATAAACTGAACAACATGGATTTTATTGAAAAAACGTTTGTTGATGCAGCATTAAAGTCCGGTGCCGAAATAAGGGAAGTAGCTTTTCACAAGTTTGCTCCACAAGGTGTGAGCGGTGTTGTGATCATTTCTGAATCACATTTAACCATTCATAGCTTTCCCGAGCATGGTTACGCAAGTATAGA is a genomic window containing:
- the coaE gene encoding dephospho-CoA kinase (Dephospho-CoA kinase (CoaE) performs the final step in coenzyme A biosynthesis.), producing MASIIGLTGGIASGKSTVAKMLIEKGFIVVDADLAARKVVEKGETAYYQIVREFGESILNEDKSINRTALGDIIFNHNDKRLLLNSFVHPAVRAYMNKEKNAAIADGRHTIFLDIPLLFESKLMSMVEKTILVFVDEDVQLERLMLRNQLSEQDARARISSQMPLREKILLADAVINNNGSLVETEKQLNSYIHEWKLIP
- a CDS encoding glyceraldehyde-3-phosphate dehydrogenase, producing MRTKVAINGFGRIGRMVFRRAVLDENLDVVAINASYPAETLAHLIKYDTVHGKFDATVLTDENSIIVNGHRIELLNNRNPEELPWRKMDIDIVIEATGKFNSREKASMHLEAGAKKVILTAPGKNEDVTIVMGVNQDTLNIKEHHIISNASCTTNCLAPVIKVLDEQFGIENGLMTTIHSFTNDQNNIDNPHKDLRRARACGQSIIPTTTGAAKALALVIPHLKGKLHGMALRVPTPNVSLVDLVVDLKGNVTVEMVNDAFRTAANGSLYGILDITNEPLVSVDFNTNPYSSIIDGLSTIVMEGKKVKVLAWYDNEWGYSCRVVDLAKLVAAEMNSEIKLNIG
- the speD gene encoding adenosylmethionine decarboxylase, with product METMGRHVISELWGCDFNKLNNMDFIEKTFVDAALKSGAEIREVAFHKFAPQGVSGVVIISESHLTIHSFPEHGYASIDVYTCGDLDPNIAADYIAEALEAETCEKMELPRGMGPVQMKKAKVAAH